A genomic region of Syntrophales bacterium contains the following coding sequences:
- a CDS encoding DUF2283 domain-containing protein, with translation MKVKYFSDTDTAHVEFTDREVYETKEISENIYVDIDEKGNLVSMTIEHAKANAGLWEFSYQEMSRQTA, from the coding sequence ATGAAAGTAAAATATTTTTCTGACACTGACACTGCTCACGTTGAATTCACAGACAGGGAAGTCTATGAGACGAAAGAGATAAGTGAAAACATTTATGTGGACATTGACGAAAAAGGCAATCTCGTGAGTATGACAATTGAACACGCAAAAGCTAATGCAGGGCTGTGGGAATTTTCGTATCAAGAAATGTCTCGCCAGACCGCGTAA